One region of Rhizobium sp. WYJ-E13 genomic DNA includes:
- a CDS encoding ROK family transcriptional regulator, which produces MNQMTGARLSPDLTGANVEDAGEHNRAVVLRCVHRQAPISRAEIARQTGFTKPAIARIVDRLLDEGLIIEARRRHGLRGQPAIELEINPDAFFAIGINIDRDHLTIVAVDAVGNVRARVHHEKRYVRPAEFMQLTADAISHFQRSRLIDDAHLAGIGLAMPDWLGEIPFLGMPDDYSEWTEFDVRAALENLTQHPVFIENETNAAALAELDYGLGAESRSFFYIAINACLGGGLVLDGNGHRGAMALSGEIGWLPIADNRDKTAPKVDLLGEMVTIFFLYKFLAEHGVDASVPQDLLTLDARGKALVSKWLKEMSAPLAVAVKHIGMIVDPDAIIIGGRLPIRMIDELLRYVHEHLTAGDNTLPSLHRASIGEDASALGAAAMPMAASLMLASADAVQRTRSPLKFMDRLNN; this is translated from the coding sequence ATGAACCAGATGACCGGCGCCAGATTGTCTCCTGATCTGACGGGGGCCAATGTCGAGGATGCAGGCGAGCATAACAGAGCCGTCGTGCTGCGTTGTGTCCATCGGCAGGCGCCGATTTCGCGTGCCGAAATCGCCAGACAGACCGGCTTCACCAAGCCGGCGATCGCCCGGATCGTCGATCGTCTGCTGGACGAAGGCCTGATCATCGAGGCGCGCCGGCGGCACGGGCTGAGGGGGCAGCCGGCCATCGAGCTTGAGATCAACCCCGACGCGTTTTTCGCGATCGGCATCAATATCGATCGCGATCATCTGACGATCGTCGCCGTCGATGCCGTCGGCAACGTGCGTGCCCGCGTGCACCACGAAAAGCGCTACGTCCGTCCGGCCGAATTCATGCAGCTGACGGCCGATGCCATATCGCATTTTCAGCGAAGCCGGCTGATCGATGATGCGCATCTGGCCGGCATCGGGCTTGCGATGCCGGATTGGCTTGGCGAGATTCCTTTCCTCGGCATGCCTGACGACTATTCCGAATGGACGGAATTCGATGTGCGCGCAGCACTCGAAAACCTGACGCAGCATCCGGTCTTCATTGAAAATGAGACCAATGCCGCAGCGCTTGCCGAGCTTGACTATGGCCTCGGCGCGGAAAGCCGCAGCTTCTTTTATATCGCCATCAATGCCTGTCTGGGCGGTGGCCTGGTGCTCGACGGCAATGGACATCGCGGCGCCATGGCGCTGAGCGGCGAAATCGGCTGGCTGCCGATCGCCGACAACCGGGACAAGACCGCCCCCAAGGTCGATCTTCTTGGCGAGATGGTGACGATATTTTTCCTCTACAAGTTCCTTGCAGAGCACGGCGTCGATGCGAGCGTGCCGCAGGACCTCCTGACGCTCGACGCCCGCGGCAAAGCCCTTGTGTCAAAGTGGCTGAAGGAAATGAGCGCTCCCCTTGCCGTTGCGGTCAAGCATATCGGCATGATCGTCGATCCCGACGCCATCATCATCGGCGGCCGACTGCCGATCCGTATGATCGACGAGTTGCTGCGCTACGTTCACGAACATCTGACGGCCGGAGACAACACTCTGCCTTCGCTGCATCGTGCTTCGATCGGCGAGGACGCTTCAGCACTCGGTGCTGCGGCGATGCCAATGGCGGCGTCCCTGATGCTGGCATCCGCCGACGCCGTGCAACGCACCCGCTCGCCTCTCAAATTCATGGATCGCTTGAACAATTAA
- a CDS encoding sugar phosphate isomerase/epimerase has product MRIGFYTSTFNDRPLEEVVDFAASAGFDAIEIDVGGHIKTPDRVRAAVALARDHNLFVSSITYFGNQLDANSGKRGELRTRTEEFAEAIGEAGVPIFVIFPGRDDSADDEANYDDFAEFANRLISRTTSSGLVFAIENWPGPQDNFIGTTPKGWQELFRRIPDRRFGLEFDPSHLIRIGVDPYVAMDAVKDRIAILHAKDTAIDAVVQQAVGYHGKGWWQYKLPGQGLLDWQRFLRQARTNGFDGTLSIEHEDPAYGWPGKDLEARKEGERLGLAYLRNVLNTL; this is encoded by the coding sequence ATGAGAATTGGTTTTTATACATCGACATTCAACGACCGGCCGCTTGAGGAGGTGGTGGATTTCGCTGCCTCTGCCGGTTTCGATGCGATCGAAATCGATGTCGGCGGCCATATCAAGACGCCGGACAGGGTGCGGGCTGCTGTGGCACTTGCCCGCGACCATAACCTCTTCGTTTCCTCGATCACCTACTTCGGCAACCAGCTTGATGCCAATAGCGGCAAGCGCGGCGAGCTTCGCACCCGCACGGAAGAATTTGCCGAGGCGATCGGCGAAGCGGGCGTGCCGATCTTCGTGATCTTTCCCGGACGTGATGATAGTGCCGACGACGAAGCCAATTACGATGATTTTGCCGAATTCGCCAATCGGCTGATCAGCAGGACGACGTCAAGCGGCCTCGTCTTCGCGATCGAAAACTGGCCGGGGCCCCAGGACAACTTCATCGGAACCACGCCGAAGGGCTGGCAGGAACTCTTCAGGCGGATTCCCGACCGGCGCTTCGGTCTTGAATTCGACCCGTCGCACCTCATCCGCATCGGCGTAGACCCCTATGTCGCGATGGACGCGGTCAAGGATCGCATTGCCATTCTCCATGCCAAGGATACTGCAATCGATGCGGTCGTGCAGCAGGCAGTCGGCTATCACGGCAAGGGCTGGTGGCAGTATAAGCTGCCGGGCCAGGGCCTTCTCGACTGGCAGCGTTTCCTGCGCCAGGCGCGGACCAACGGCTTCGACGGCACACTTTCGATCGAGCACGAGGACCCCGCCTACGGATGGCCGGGCAAGGATCTCGAGGCCAGAAAGGAGGGCGAACGCCTCGGCCTCGCTTACCTGAGAAACGTCTTGAACACGCTTTGA
- a CDS encoding ABC transporter ATP-binding protein translates to MAHVRVNNARKDYGAFKAIKGVSVDIRDGEFVVLVGPSGCGKSTLLRMIAGLEGISSGEIQIGKHIVNELAPKDRDIAMVFQNYALYPHMTVAKNMGFSLRLKRMPKTEIDQRVGNAAKILGLEALLERYPKQLSGGQRQRVAMGRAIVRDPAVFLFDEPLSNLDAKLRVQMRSEIKELHQRLKTTTIYVTHDQIEAMTMADKIVVMKDGVIEQSGSPLELYDRPNNLFVAGFIGSPAMNFIKGNMTNEGFRTADGFILPSERHPSGAVTYGIRPEHITLDPNGIEVTTAVVEPTGSETLVIARLGTQTISCVFRERIRAAPGDVLRIAPLHDAVHLFDEGEQRITAGEPVLN, encoded by the coding sequence ATGGCTCATGTTAGAGTGAACAATGCACGCAAGGACTATGGCGCTTTCAAAGCCATCAAAGGCGTATCGGTCGATATCCGCGACGGCGAGTTCGTGGTCCTCGTCGGTCCCTCGGGCTGCGGCAAATCCACCCTTCTCAGAATGATCGCCGGACTGGAAGGCATCAGCTCGGGCGAGATCCAGATCGGCAAGCATATCGTCAATGAGCTGGCGCCAAAGGATCGCGACATCGCCATGGTGTTCCAGAACTACGCCCTTTATCCGCATATGACGGTCGCCAAGAATATGGGCTTCTCGTTGCGGCTGAAGCGCATGCCGAAGACGGAGATCGATCAACGTGTCGGCAATGCCGCCAAGATCCTCGGCCTGGAGGCGCTTCTCGAACGCTATCCGAAGCAACTGTCAGGCGGCCAGCGACAGCGTGTTGCGATGGGTCGCGCCATCGTTCGGGATCCTGCCGTCTTCCTCTTCGACGAACCCCTGTCGAACCTCGACGCCAAGCTGCGCGTCCAGATGCGATCCGAAATCAAGGAACTGCATCAGCGGCTGAAGACCACGACGATCTATGTCACGCACGATCAGATCGAGGCGATGACGATGGCGGACAAGATCGTCGTGATGAAGGACGGCGTGATCGAACAGTCGGGCTCGCCGCTCGAACTCTACGACCGCCCGAACAACCTCTTCGTCGCCGGCTTCATCGGCTCTCCGGCCATGAACTTCATCAAGGGGAACATGACGAATGAAGGTTTCCGGACGGCAGACGGGTTTATCCTGCCGAGCGAGCGGCACCCTTCCGGCGCCGTCACCTACGGCATTCGCCCCGAGCATATCACGCTCGACCCCAACGGCATCGAGGTGACAACAGCCGTCGTCGAGCCGACAGGATCCGAGACATTGGTGATTGCGCGTCTTGGCACGCAAACGATCAGCTGCGTCTTTCGGGAGCGGATCAGGGCGGCCCCTGGCGATGTGCTGCGGATCGCTCCGCTCCATGATGCCGTTCACCTGTTTGACGAAGGTGAGCAGCGCATCACTGCTGGCGAACCGGTGCTGAACTAG
- a CDS encoding ABC transporter transmembrane domain-containing protein, protein MIAAHDRSAAPPADVTAGSTPQPRKKKPDVSGLVRLLPLLRPHRGLVLLAVISLAAAALISLALPMAVRRMIDHGFGQSDGGFINSYFLMLLALAIALAIASACRYYFVTTLGERIVSDLRVKTFRNVTRLPASFFDANRSGDIASRLSADAAQIKSALNLAASVALRNSLLCLGALVMMFVTSPGLSAITLGAIPLVIAPLVLFGRSVRRKSRAAQDALATASAFASEMIAGSRTVQAFNGEAAASERYARDVEASYRSAVFAARSRALLTAVAIALIFGSVVGVLWIGAHNLLSGTLSAGSLSQFLLYSVIAAGSLGSLSEVWGELAQAAGSAERLFELLDEDAGESEPASGASLDQPAKGAIEIRNLHFGYPGALDRQVLTGLSMSVRPGETVALVGASGSGKSTIFSLLLGFYKDYSGDISLDGCDVRTIPTAAVRGEIAIVPQDLTIFAASIAENISLGRPDASQDEIAAAATTARAHGFISELSESYRTVVGERGLTLSGGQRQRLAIARAVLKNAPILLLDEATASLDAENEMLVQRGLDELMCNRTTIVIAHRLATVLKADRILVIDGGRVIEEGTHATLIRKGGAYSKLAELQFDLSEAATLKDDAA, encoded by the coding sequence ATGATTGCCGCACACGACCGATCCGCCGCTCCGCCCGCCGACGTGACTGCGGGCTCCACACCGCAGCCGCGGAAAAAGAAGCCTGATGTCTCCGGCCTCGTCCGGTTGCTGCCCCTGCTGCGGCCTCACCGGGGCTTGGTGCTCTTGGCAGTGATCTCGCTCGCGGCCGCTGCGCTGATCTCGCTTGCGCTGCCGATGGCGGTCCGCCGGATGATCGATCATGGTTTTGGACAGTCCGACGGTGGCTTCATCAATAGCTATTTCCTGATGCTTCTTGCGCTTGCTATCGCGCTCGCCATAGCAAGCGCCTGCCGCTATTATTTCGTCACGACGCTTGGCGAGCGCATCGTCAGCGATCTGCGTGTGAAGACCTTCCGAAATGTGACGCGGCTGCCGGCAAGCTTTTTTGACGCCAACAGATCCGGCGACATCGCATCGCGACTGTCCGCGGATGCCGCACAGATCAAGTCCGCATTGAACCTCGCCGCATCGGTGGCCCTGCGCAATTCGCTGCTGTGCCTGGGCGCGCTGGTGATGATGTTCGTCACCAGCCCTGGACTTTCCGCCATCACATTGGGTGCCATTCCGCTCGTGATCGCGCCGCTCGTCCTTTTCGGTCGCTCGGTCCGCAGAAAATCGCGGGCAGCACAGGACGCTCTTGCGACCGCATCCGCTTTCGCCAGCGAAATGATCGCCGGAAGCCGGACGGTGCAGGCCTTCAACGGGGAGGCAGCGGCGAGCGAAAGATATGCTCGTGATGTCGAGGCGTCCTATCGCAGCGCCGTCTTTGCCGCCCGCTCGCGTGCGCTCTTGACCGCCGTTGCCATTGCCCTGATTTTCGGAAGCGTCGTCGGGGTTCTCTGGATCGGCGCGCATAACCTGCTTTCCGGGACGCTGTCGGCGGGGAGTCTGAGCCAGTTCCTGCTCTATTCCGTCATTGCGGCAGGGTCGCTGGGCTCGCTCTCGGAGGTCTGGGGCGAACTGGCGCAAGCGGCAGGCTCAGCCGAACGCCTTTTCGAACTGCTCGATGAAGATGCCGGCGAGAGCGAGCCGGCATCGGGTGCTTCGCTCGACCAGCCCGCAAAAGGCGCGATCGAAATCCGGAACCTGCATTTCGGCTATCCGGGCGCTCTGGACAGGCAAGTTCTCACGGGCCTGTCGATGAGCGTGCGGCCCGGCGAGACAGTCGCGCTTGTGGGTGCTTCCGGCTCGGGCAAGAGCACGATCTTTTCGCTCCTGCTCGGTTTCTACAAGGATTATTCCGGCGACATTTCGCTCGATGGCTGCGATGTGCGCACGATCCCCACCGCTGCAGTTCGAGGGGAGATTGCCATCGTGCCGCAGGACTTGACCATCTTCGCGGCGAGTATCGCAGAAAATATCAGTCTCGGACGACCCGATGCCTCGCAGGACGAGATCGCGGCGGCGGCCACGACGGCGAGGGCGCACGGGTTCATTTCCGAACTGTCGGAGAGCTATCGCACCGTGGTCGGCGAGCGTGGGCTCACCCTGTCTGGCGGCCAGCGGCAAAGACTTGCCATCGCCCGTGCTGTCCTGAAGAACGCACCGATCCTTCTGCTGGACGAGGCCACGGCATCTCTCGACGCGGAAAACGAAATGCTCGTGCAGAGGGGGCTCGACGAATTGATGTGCAACCGCACGACGATCGTGATTGCGCATCGGCTTGCCACGGTGCTCAAGGCGGATCGAATTCTGGTGATCGACGGCGGCCGCGTGATCGAGGAGGGGACGCACGCCACGTTGATCCGCAAGGGCGGCGCATATTCCAAGCTTGCTGAACTGCAGTTCGACCTCTCGGAAGCAGCGACGCTCAAGGATGACGCGGCGTGA
- a CDS encoding heme ABC transporter permease — MTYVERVKDDIAKLAQPARFLELANRVLPGLSIVTALCFAIGLYLSFVSDGDYQQGETVRIMYVHVPAAWMAMLCYTVMTANAVGSLVWRHPLADVAARAAAPIGAAFTFVALVTGAFWGKPMWGTWWVWDARLTSMFVLFLMYLGLLAINRAIDEPTRAARVTAVLIVVGFVNIPIIKFSVDWWNTLHQPASVLRLNGPVLDVEFFRPLLTMGLAFTTLFFTLHVASIRNEIWRRRLMSHHRLAARAAMQREN, encoded by the coding sequence ATGACCTATGTCGAACGCGTCAAAGACGACATCGCCAAGCTTGCGCAGCCCGCCAGATTCCTGGAACTGGCCAATCGGGTCCTGCCTGGACTCTCGATCGTCACTGCCCTCTGTTTTGCTATTGGACTTTATCTGAGTTTTGTTTCCGATGGCGATTATCAGCAGGGTGAGACTGTCAGGATCATGTATGTCCATGTCCCGGCAGCATGGATGGCAATGCTCTGTTATACGGTGATGACCGCAAACGCCGTTGGCTCTCTGGTCTGGCGCCACCCGCTTGCCGATGTCGCCGCGCGCGCTGCTGCGCCAATCGGCGCTGCCTTTACCTTCGTGGCGCTCGTCACCGGCGCATTCTGGGGCAAGCCGATGTGGGGAACCTGGTGGGTGTGGGACGCGCGCCTGACCTCGATGTTCGTGCTTTTCCTGATGTATCTCGGCCTACTGGCGATCAACCGCGCGATCGACGAACCAACGCGCGCCGCCCGTGTCACGGCGGTTCTCATTGTCGTGGGCTTCGTCAACATTCCGATCATCAAGTTCTCGGTCGACTGGTGGAACACCCTGCATCAGCCGGCAAGCGTGCTCAGGCTGAATGGGCCCGTTCTGGACGTCGAATTTTTTCGCCCGCTCCTGACCATGGGGCTGGCCTTCACGACACTCTTCTTCACCCTCCACGTGGCTTCCATCAGGAACGAGATCTGGCGGCGGAGACTCATGTCGCATCATCGCTTGGCCGCACGGGCCGCAATGCAAAGGGAGAATTGA
- a CDS encoding heme exporter protein CcmD, whose protein sequence is MPHQDYVLAAHTVAFAVIIAMSAMTWFRGRTYRRQVEVVAKTRHRARHEVR, encoded by the coding sequence ATGCCCCATCAGGACTATGTGCTGGCAGCCCATACGGTCGCATTCGCCGTCATCATCGCCATGAGCGCGATGACCTGGTTTCGCGGCCGCACCTATCGCCGGCAGGTCGAGGTGGTGGCGAAGACCAGGCATCGCGCGCGTCACGAGGTCCGCTAG
- a CDS encoding DsbE family thiol:disulfide interchange protein, with product MRRYLLAAVPLLVFVAVAGAAGRMLYREAAEGYSPSALPSALIGHAHPAIDLPPLAGLQSPGLQDSGLSGQVAIVNVFASWCIPCRQEHSALMRLSKDPRIKLIGINYKDDSSNALAFLRDNGNPYAAVGVDPTGREAIDWGVYGVPETFVIGRNGRILFKQVGPLDEKTLSTDLGPALDRALATGS from the coding sequence GTGCGCCGCTATCTTCTGGCCGCCGTGCCGCTGCTCGTCTTTGTGGCAGTTGCCGGAGCTGCCGGGCGCATGCTTTATCGGGAGGCGGCGGAAGGATATTCGCCCTCCGCCCTGCCCTCCGCACTCATCGGTCACGCACATCCGGCAATCGATCTGCCGCCGCTTGCCGGTCTGCAGTCTCCCGGACTTCAGGATAGTGGGCTCTCCGGCCAGGTCGCGATCGTCAACGTGTTCGCGTCCTGGTGTATTCCCTGCCGGCAGGAACATAGCGCGCTCATGCGGCTGTCGAAGGACCCGCGGATCAAGCTGATAGGCATCAATTACAAGGATGACAGCAGCAACGCTCTCGCCTTCTTGCGCGACAACGGAAACCCCTATGCTGCCGTCGGCGTGGATCCGACCGGCAGGGAGGCGATCGATTGGGGCGTCTACGGCGTACCGGAAACCTTCGTCATCGGCCGCAATGGCCGCATCCTCTTCAAGCAGGTCGGCCCTCTCGACGAAAAGACCCTGTCGACCGACCTTGGTCCCGCTCTCGACAGGGCATTGGCTACCGGCAGCTGA
- a CDS encoding CBS domain-containing protein produces MQAKDIMTSNVVSISPEAGVRHAIAVMMQNNISGLPVVDDEGRICGILTEGDLLLRREIRLAPRATRNAEVTSDVDLDRYIRGNGWSVRDIMSRDVIVASPDSEVSDIAESLEVHRIKRIPIVDDGRLVGIVSRRDILALITDAPTLRLPREDDAILLAVQTRLKYDLGLTPQKIRVSVRNGQITLDGNVETELQRRAVLALVENLGSGGCLDRLQLVADSDPEKRSQPA; encoded by the coding sequence ATGCAGGCCAAGGACATTATGACGAGCAATGTGGTTTCGATCAGCCCCGAGGCGGGGGTTCGCCACGCCATCGCGGTGATGATGCAAAACAACATTAGCGGGCTGCCCGTGGTTGATGACGAAGGGAGGATCTGCGGGATCTTGACCGAGGGCGACCTGCTGCTGCGTCGCGAGATACGGCTTGCCCCGCGCGCTACGCGCAACGCGGAAGTCACCTCCGATGTCGATCTGGACCGCTACATCCGCGGCAATGGCTGGTCCGTCAGAGATATCATGTCACGCGACGTCATCGTCGCCAGCCCTGACAGCGAGGTCTCCGACATCGCGGAAAGCCTTGAGGTCCATCGTATCAAGCGCATTCCGATCGTCGACGACGGACGGCTCGTCGGGATCGTCAGCCGGCGCGATATCCTCGCTCTAATAACCGATGCGCCGACGCTCAGGTTGCCGCGCGAGGATGACGCGATCCTGCTCGCGGTTCAAACACGCCTCAAATACGATCTCGGGCTGACGCCACAGAAGATCCGCGTTTCTGTTCGCAATGGGCAGATCACGCTCGACGGGAATGTGGAAACTGAACTGCAACGCCGTGCCGTGCTGGCGCTCGTCGAAAATCTCGGGTCAGGAGGTTGTCTTGATCGGTTGCAGCTTGTCGCGGATTCGGATCCGGAAAAGCGGTCGCAACCGGCTTGA
- a CDS encoding cytochrome c-type biogenesis protein gives MIKRLLFALTLMLAAAPAFAVNPDEMLADPALEARARTLSAELRCMVCQNQSIDDSNADLAKDLRLLVRERITDGDSDDEVLNYIVSRYGEFVLLKPRFSVRTLLLWGAPVLLILAGGASLVVFARKRAGKPTGSKLTDEEQEKLAELLDPTPRL, from the coding sequence ATGATCAAGCGTCTCCTGTTTGCTCTGACCCTGATGTTGGCGGCCGCCCCGGCCTTTGCCGTCAATCCCGACGAGATGCTCGCCGACCCCGCCCTCGAAGCCCGGGCGCGAACACTGTCCGCCGAACTGCGCTGCATGGTCTGCCAGAACCAGTCGATCGACGATTCCAATGCCGATCTCGCCAAGGATCTGCGCCTCTTGGTGCGCGAGCGCATCACCGATGGCGACAGCGACGACGAGGTGCTGAACTATATCGTCTCGCGCTATGGGGAGTTCGTGCTGCTGAAGCCGCGCTTCAGTGTGCGCACGCTGCTGCTCTGGGGTGCTCCCGTGCTGCTGATCCTCGCCGGTGGGGCCTCGCTCGTCGTCTTTGCCCGCAAGCGAGCCGGCAAACCCACCGGCAGCAAGCTCACGGACGAAGAGCAGGAGAAGCTCGCCGAGTTGCTCGATCCGACACCGCGACTTTGA